GGCCAGCACGGTGGCGACGGTCAACAGCGGGACGACCGCGAACAGGACGGCGAAGGCGAGCCAGTCGGCGCCCTCGCCGCGGAAGTAGTCGACGGCGGCACGGCGCACCCGACGCCAGGCCCGGCGGTGCGCCCTGCGCAGCCGGGCCGTCAGGGTGTCGTCGGGGTGCCCCCCGGACTCGCGACGTGCCATTCCGGGAGACCCTATCGAGCGCGGCCGGGGCACGTCGATGCGTTTCGGATGCGGGATGCAACCGACAGGGGCCAAATCTGGTCGCGCTTCGTCCTGCTCGCTGCTAGGCAGGTCGTATGGACGCATCGAACCTGCCGTGGAACGCCTCACCCACCGCCTCCCCCGAGCTGCGGATCATCAACGCCGACGACTTCGAAGCCTGGTACGCGTCCCTGGTGGACGCCTTCGGCGGAGTGCCCGAAGCTCCCGAGGAGGCGGCACTGTGGCAAGAGCTTACCGAGCTGGATCGCTCGATCGGCGCATTCGACGCGAAGACGGTGGTCGGGTCGGCCGGGGCGTTCAGCTTCGGGCTGGCCGTGCCGGGCGGGGCGGAGACGGCCGAGCGGCCGCTGGTCCCGGCGGCCGGGGTGACCATGGTCGGGGTGCGGTCGACCCATCGGCGACGCGGGCTGCTGTCGGCGATGATGCGCAGCCAGTTGGACGACGTGCGCGGGCGCGGCGAACCGGTGGCGGTGCTCACGGCCTCCGAACCGGCCATCTACGGCCGCTTCGGCTACGGCCTGGCCTCGTTGCGGGTGAGCGTGACGATGGACCGGCACCGGGTGCGGATCGCCGACCCCGGTCTCGGGCGCGAACTGCGGCTGTCCCAGGCGGATCCGGTCGAGTCGCTGGCCGTCTGCGAGGAGCTGTACGCGCGGGTGGGGCCGACGCGCGCGGGGTGGCTGCGGCGACCGGCCGGCTGGGAGAAGGTCGCGGTGCTCGACCCGTCCTCGGACCGGGACGGCCACTCCCCGCTCTTCTGCGTGCTGGTGGAGGATCCGGTCACCGGCGGCCTGGGCGGCTACGCCCGCTACGCCGTCAAGCCGAGCTGGGACCGGTCGGGCCCGAACGGCTCCGTCCGGGTCCGCGAACTGTACGCGGCCTCCCCCGAGGCGACGGCGGCGCTGTGGCGCTACCTGCTGGACGTCGACCTCACCGACACGGTGACCTCGGCCGGCCGTCCGGTGGACGACGCGCTGCTGAGCCTGGTCGACGACCCCCGCCGCTGCGGGCCCGTGGTCGGCGACGGGATCTACCTCCGACCGGTGGAGGTGGGCGCGGCGCTCGGTGCGCGGGGCTACTACCGGCCCGTGGACCTGGTGTTGGAGGTGGAGGACGCGTTCTGCCCCTGGAACACCGGTCGTTGGCGCCTGTCCGCCGACGGGAAGGGGGCCGTGTGCGAGCGCACCACGGATCCGGCGGACCTCGCCCTGACGGTGCGTGAGCTGGGCGCCGCCTATCTGGGCGGCGTGACGCTGCGCTCGCTCGCCACCGCGGGCCGGGTCCGCGAACTGCGCGCGGGCGCCCTCGCGGCGGCGTCTGCGGCGTTCGCGACGGACCTCGCGCCGTGGCTGCCGCGCGGGTTCTGAGTCCAGCGGCCTGACCACCGGGCGGGACCCGGTCCGGCCGGCCCGGCGTCGGACGCGACGACGCCGACGGCCGGGCGGGCCTCACGCACGACGCGGCGCCCCGCTGCTCAGGCGGCCTGGCAGCGGGGGCACCAGAAGAGGTTGCGGGCCGCGTGCTCCTCGGTGCGGACGGGGGTGCCGCAGACGAGGCAGGCCTGGCCGGTGCGGCGGTAGACGTAGACCTCGCCGCCGTGGTCGTCCCGGCGGGGAGGCCGGCCCATGGCCTCGGGGGTGTGCTCGGGGCGGACGGTGTCGATCCGGCCGAGCCGGACGCCCTCGGCCATCAGCGGGCGCAGGTCCGCCCAGATCGCGTCCCACTCGGCGCGGTCCAGGCTCCGGCCCTCGCGGTGGGGATCGACGCCCTGTCGGAAGAGGACCTCGGCGCGGTAGACGTTCCCGACCCCGCTGAGGACCTTCTGGTCCATCAGCAGGGCGGCGATGGTGGTGCGGCTGCCGCTGATCCGCTTCCAGGCCGCCTCGCCGGTGTCCTCGGGACGCAGCGGGTCGGGGCCGAGCAGCCGCTCGGCGTCGGCCTTCTCGAAGGGGCTGATCAGTCGGCACTTGGTGGGCCCGCGCAGGTCGGCGTGGGCGCCGCCGCGGGCCTCCGTGGCGATCCGCAGCCGGACCTGCCCGACGGGGGCGGGGGTGGGGCCGTGGCCCCAGAAGACCTTGCCGTAGAGGCCGAGATGGATGTGCACCCAGCCGGCCTCGCCGAAGCCGAGGAACAGGTGCTTGCCCTTGGCGTCGGTGTCGGTCAGGGTGCGGCCGTCCAGCTTCGCCGCGGCGGGGGCGAAGGGCCCCTGGGGGCTGGAGACGGCAACGGCCTGGCCGCCGAACACCCGGTGGTATTCGGCGGCCAGTCGGTGGATGGTGTGACCCTCGGGCACGGTGGGGCGACCCGGTCAGCCCTGCGGGTGGTGGGCCGGGACGGGCGGCAGCTCGCCGGTGGTCTCGTAGTCCGTCAGCATGTCGATGCGGCGGATGTGACGCTCCTCGGCCGAGAACGGCGTGTTGAGGAAGGTCTCCAGGAAGGAGGTCGCCTCCTCCTCGCTGTGCATGCGGCCGCCGATGCTGATCACGTTGGCGTTGTTGTGCTCCCGGCCCAGCTGGGCGGTCTCCACACTCCAGGCCAGCGCGGCGCGGACGCCCTTGACCTTGTTGGCGGCGATGGCCTCGCCGTTGCCGCTGCCGCCGATGACGACGCCGAGCGCCTCCGGGTCCGCCGCGGTGCGCTCGGCGGCGCGCAGGCAGAACGGGGGGTAGTCGTCGACGGCGTCGTAGATGTGCGGACCGCAGTCGATCGGCTCGTGGCCGGCCTCGGTGAGCCACTTCACGAAGTGCTGCTTGAGCTCGTAGCCGGCGTGGTCGGATCCCAGGTAGACGCGCATGGGAGGGATTATGTCAGCCCGCTCAGCCCTTACGCCCGACGAGCTTCCACGCCGCCGGGAGCAGGCCCGTCGCCAGGGCGACCTTGAGTGCGTCGCCGAGCAGGAAGGGGTAGAGGCCGAGCGAGGCGGCCTCGGCCAGCGGCAGGTGGGCGGCGACCGCCAGCCACGGGACGCCGACGGCGTAGATGGCGAGGTTGCCCAGCACCATCGCACCGGCGGTGCGCAGCGGGCTGCGGTCCGCACCACGGCGGGCGAGCGCGCCGACCAGCGCGCCGGCCAGCACGAAGCCGACGACGTAGCCGATGGTCACCCCGGTGCCGGAGGCGCCGCCCGCGAACCAGGGCAGACCGGCGAGCCCGGCCAGCAGGTAGAGGCCCATCGAGGCGGCCCCGCGACGGGTGCCGAGGGCCGTGCCGACCAGCAGCGCGGCGAGCGTCTGGCCGGTCACCGGCACCGGCGAGCCGGGCACGGGGACGGAGAGCTGCGCGGCCAACCCGGTGAACGCGGCGCCGCCGAGGACGAGCGCGGCGTCGCGGACCAGCGTGCGTCCGCGGTCGGCGGCGGGCAGCAGGTCGGCGAGGACGGCGCCGGGGCGCACGATCGGGGCGGCGAGACTCACGCGGTACTCCTGGGCTTGCTGGGGACGATCGAGTCGACCGGGAGGGATCGAACAAAGATCGCAGTGAACGCTCGTGAACCTATCGGGCGGAGCGAGAGGGGCGCCTGAGGGGGTTCTTACAAAACCGCAGGTCGCCGCTTGGGCGGGACGACAGCGCGACCACGATGCGCAGCGGGACCGTCACCCATGGCGATCACGGCTTCCGGATGGTGATCAACAGGGCCTCGCCCCTGACCGCCGGGCCAGTATTGCCCGGATACTGATCAGGCCTGTCCGCTATTCGGACTCATCCACCCCA
This genomic interval from Streptacidiphilus rugosus AM-16 contains the following:
- a CDS encoding GNAT family N-acetyltransferase, whose translation is MDASNLPWNASPTASPELRIINADDFEAWYASLVDAFGGVPEAPEEAALWQELTELDRSIGAFDAKTVVGSAGAFSFGLAVPGGAETAERPLVPAAGVTMVGVRSTHRRRGLLSAMMRSQLDDVRGRGEPVAVLTASEPAIYGRFGYGLASLRVSVTMDRHRVRIADPGLGRELRLSQADPVESLAVCEELYARVGPTRAGWLRRPAGWEKVAVLDPSSDRDGHSPLFCVLVEDPVTGGLGGYARYAVKPSWDRSGPNGSVRVRELYAASPEATAALWRYLLDVDLTDTVTSAGRPVDDALLSLVDDPRRCGPVVGDGIYLRPVEVGAALGARGYYRPVDLVLEVEDAFCPWNTGRWRLSADGKGAVCERTTDPADLALTVRELGAAYLGGVTLRSLATAGRVRELRAGALAAASAAFATDLAPWLPRGF
- a CDS encoding Fpg/Nei family DNA glycosylase, translated to MPEGHTIHRLAAEYHRVFGGQAVAVSSPQGPFAPAAAKLDGRTLTDTDAKGKHLFLGFGEAGWVHIHLGLYGKVFWGHGPTPAPVGQVRLRIATEARGGAHADLRGPTKCRLISPFEKADAERLLGPDPLRPEDTGEAAWKRISGSRTTIAALLMDQKVLSGVGNVYRAEVLFRQGVDPHREGRSLDRAEWDAIWADLRPLMAEGVRLGRIDTVRPEHTPEAMGRPPRRDDHGGEVYVYRRTGQACLVCGTPVRTEEHAARNLFWCPRCQAA
- a CDS encoding biotin transporter BioY, which encodes MSLAAPIVRPGAVLADLLPAADRGRTLVRDAALVLGGAAFTGLAAQLSVPVPGSPVPVTGQTLAALLVGTALGTRRGAASMGLYLLAGLAGLPWFAGGASGTGVTIGYVVGFVLAGALVGALARRGADRSPLRTAGAMVLGNLAIYAVGVPWLAVAAHLPLAEAASLGLYPFLLGDALKVALATGLLPAAWKLVGRKG
- a CDS encoding ribose-5-phosphate isomerase, translated to MRVYLGSDHAGYELKQHFVKWLTEAGHEPIDCGPHIYDAVDDYPPFCLRAAERTAADPEALGVVIGGSGNGEAIAANKVKGVRAALAWSVETAQLGREHNNANVISIGGRMHSEEEATSFLETFLNTPFSAEERHIRRIDMLTDYETTGELPPVPAHHPQG